The following are encoded together in the Glycine max cultivar Williams 82 chromosome 8, Glycine_max_v4.0, whole genome shotgun sequence genome:
- the LOC102663757 gene encoding uncharacterized protein, with protein sequence MDIPLRSTRKYLFKKTDLLRLRELASLVSDPVDFQAHHGKLLRILRVDVEEGCLETLVQFYDPLYHCFTFPDYQLVPTLEEYSYLVGLPVPDKIPFHGFEPTPKPSDIAAALHLKTSIIQANLTSKGGLQGLPTHFLYQQASIFAEAASILAFHSILALLIYGLLFFPNVDNFIDINAIKIFLTKNPVPTLLADTYHSIHDRTQAGRGTISCCAPLLYQWFTFHLPQSRAFKINDDKLSWPRRIMTLDPSDIVWYQAASDVGEIIVSCGEYPNVPLLGMRGGISYNPLLARRQFGYPIKTKPNNLALTNEFYLNHGDHSNKRERFAQAWSAIRRLNRSQLGKKSDYVHESYTQWIIDRTKSFGLPYRLPRYLSSTIPPSSLPIPFDTKEEFHEQLTKERQEKETWKRRCQELKQENETLKGKIAQQSRELFIQNQRMIEKDDLLRRKDVLLHQDARRKRKFMDLFSRAHSDSEDPSTPGV encoded by the coding sequence ATGGACATCCCACTGAGAAGCACTAGGAAGTACCTTTTCAAAAAAACAGACCTGTTGAGATTAAGGGAGCTAGCATCTTTAGTAAGTGATCCAGTTGATTTTCAAGCTCATCATGGGAAGTTGCTCAGAATTCTTAGAGTAGATGTTGAGGAAGGATGCCTAGAGACCCTGGTTCAGTTCTATGACCCGCTCTACCATTGCTTCACATTTCCCGATTACCAGCTTGTCCCCACACTTGAAGAGTACTCCTACCTAGTAGGTTTACCTGTGCCAGACAAGATACCTTTCCATGGTTTTGAGCCTACCCCTAAACCCTCCGACATCGCAGCCGCCCTCCATCTTAAAACCTCCATCATCCAAGCAAACCTTACCTCTAAAGGAGGCCTCCAAGGTCTTCCCACCCACTTCCTCTACCAACAAGCCTCCATATTTGCTGAAGCAGCTAGTATACTTGCCTTCCATTCTATCCTAGCCCTCCTTATATATGGCCTTTTATTCTTCCCAAATGTTGACAACTTCATCGATATCAATGCCATTAAAATCTTTCTTACAAAGAACCCCGTACCCACTCTACTCGCCGATACCTACCATTCTATCCATGACCGTACCCAGGCTGGCCGGGGAACCATTTCTTGTTGTGCACCTTTACTCTATCAATGGTTTACCTTCCACTTACCTCAATCCCGTGCCTTCAAGATCAATGATGACAAGCTTTCCTGGCCTCGCCGAATCATGACTCTTGACCCATCTGACATTGTTTGGTACCAAGCAGCTAGTGATGTTGGAGAGATTATTGTGAGTTGTGGTGAATATCCCAACGTACCTCTTTTGGGTATGCGTGGCGGAATTAGCTACAACCCACTCCTCGCTCGACGACAATTTGGGTACCCGATAAAGACAAAACCAAACAACCTTGCCTTGACTAATGAATTCTATCTTAACCATGGTGATCACTCGAACAAAAGGGAAAGATTCGCACAAGCTTGGAGCGCTATCCGCAGACTCAACAGAAGTCAGTTGGGAAAGAAATCAGACTATGTGCACGAATCTTATACCCAGTGGATTATTGATAGGACCAAGAGCTTTGGCCTACCCTACCGCTTACCTAGATACCTATCGTCCACCATCCCACCATCATCCTTGCCTATCCCCTTTGACACTAAGGAGGAGTTTCATGAACAATTAACCAAAGAAAggcaagaaaaagaaacttgGAAGAGGAGATGCCAGGAGCTAAAGCAAGAGAATGAGACTTTGAAAGGGAAGATAGCCCAACAGAGCCGTGAGCTTTTTATCCAGAACCAGAGGATGATTGAGAAGGACGACTTGCTTCGTCGGAAAGACGTTTTGCTCCACCAAGATGCTAGAAGGAAGAGGAAGTTTATGGACTTGTTCTCCCGTGCACATTCAGATTCCGAGGACCCATCTACTCCGGGAGTTTGA
- the LOC106799611 gene encoding uncharacterized protein, which translates to MPPPVCGSPQPAVSEVPPPFAQQSAPVPQPSTSFPQAAMTYSAPLIHTIQQEVEPIFQAENVVAFDKMEELQERFDGMQREVEALRGRDLFGKDACELCLVPNVTIPHKFKVPDFEKYKGNSCPRSHLVMYARKMSMYTDNHKLLIHFFQDSLTGAALKWYMNLDSASIRTFNDLGEAFIRQYKYNLDMAPDRDQLRAMTQKEKETFKEYAQRWREVAAQIVPPLEEREMTKIFLKTLSQFYYEKMVASAPTDFTEMVNMGVRLEEGVREGRLTGESVPAASNAKKFGGHFAKKKDQEVGMVAHGKPQQNFTPYRQQYHQPQYPQKQQNRPQPPQQPYHSQNRQKTTFDPIPMKYADLLPALLAKNLVQVRTPPRTPDVLPPWFRHDLTCAFHQGAPGHDVENCYVLKNEVQKLVRANLLSFKDQNPNVQANPLPNHGPAVNMIQDCDEDGVILNVQHVRTPLVPIHIKMCEAALFDHDHAACEICPVNVKGCPKVQEDVQGLIDSRELIITRKDKEVCVITPEFQRLEISYNSGESTTTPLVISLPGPMPYASLKAVPYKYSATMLEGGQEVPLPSLTPAVSVDNVANDGKVLRNGRVIPTLFAKKVNDPAVKQVTVNGPGTRKEVGQSNGTSKNSDHDEILKLIQKSEYKVVDQLLQTPSKISILSLLLNSEAHREALMKVLDQAFVERDVTVNQLDSIVGNITACNNLSFSDEELPEEGRNHNLALHISVNCKSDALSNVLVDTGSSLNVMAKSTLDQLSYRGPPMRRSGVVVKAFDGSRKSVIGEVDLPITIGPFVFQITFQVMDIQAAYSCLLGRPWIHGAGAVTSTLHQKLKFVRNGKLITVSGEEALLVSHLSAFSFIGADETEGTSFQGLTLEGKKPEKNEVSFATWKSAQKVVQEGTGVGWGKVVQLLESKNREGLGFASSAGSATNSVGSSSITSTFCSAGFINNSPEANAVLEDVPEEIVLAFVTPGKFVRNWDAVDIPSVVHASKLGIYEPVEHNNPALSPNFESPVYEAEEEKDDEIPEELARLLEYEKKTIRPHEEIVEVINLGTKEDKKEVKIGASLEATVKRRVIELLKEYADVFAWSYQDMPGLDPRIVEHRLPLKPECPPVKQKLRRTRPDMALKIKEEVQKQIDAGFLVTSEYPQWLANIVPVPKRDGKVRMCVDYRDLNKASPKDDFPLPHIDVLVDSAAKSKVFSFMDGFSGYNQIKMAVEDREKTYFITPWGTFCYRVMPFGLINAGATYQRGMTTLFHDMMHKEIEVYVDDMIVKSGTEEEHVEYLLKMFQRLRKYQLRLNPNKCTFGVRSGKLLGFIVSQKGIEVDPDKVRAIREMPVPQTEKQID; encoded by the exons ATGCCACCTCCAGTCTGTGGAAGCCCCCAGCCCGCTGTATCTGAAGTTCCACCTCCTTTTGCTCAGCAGTCAGCACCAGTTCCGCAACCCAGTACCTCTTTCCCTCAAGCTGCAATGACTTATTCAGCTCCACTGATTCACACTATTCAACAAGAGGTTGAACCAATTTTCCAAGCTGAAAATGTTGTAGCCTTCGACAAGATGGAAGAACTCCAAGAAAGATTTGATGGTATGCAAAGGGAAGTCGAAGCCCTCCGAGGAAGAGATCTGTTCGGGAAGGACGCCTGTGAATTATGCTTGGTCCCAAATGTTACTATCCCAcacaagttcaaggtgccagacttcGAGAAGTATAAAGGGAACTCTTGTCCCCGCAGTCACTTGGTGATGTACGCGCGGAAAATGTCCATGTATACTGACAATCATAAGCTGCTTATTCATTTCTTTCAGGACAGCCTAACTGGGGCCGCTCTGAAGTGGTATATGAATTTGGACAGTGCGAGCATTCGTACTTTCAATGACCTGGGTGAAGCGTTCATCCGGCAGTATAAGTACAATTTGGACATGGCCCCAGATCGTGATCAGCTCCGTGCGATGAcacaaaaagagaaggaaacgtTCAAGGAGTATGCCCAACGTTGGAGGGAAGTGGCTGCCCAGATTGTCCCGCCGTTGGAAGAAAGGGAAAtgaccaaaatatttttgaagacCCTGAGCCAGTTTTATTACGAGAAAATGGTTGCAAGTGCACCAACAGACTTCACCGAAATGGTCAACATGGGGGTGCGATTAGAGGAAGGTGTCCGAGAGGGACGTTTGACTGGGGAAAGTGTCCCTGCTGCAAGCAATGCCAAGAAGTTTGGAGGCCACTTTGCGAAGAAGAAAGATCAAGAGGTGGGGATGGTAGCTCATGGTAAGCCTCAGCAGAATTTCACCCCATATCGTCAG CAATACCATCAGCCACAATACcctcaaaaacaacaaaatcgcCCGCAACCCCCCCAACAACCATATCACTCACAAAACCGCCAGAAAACAACCTTTGATCCAATCCCGATGAAATATGCTGACTTACTCCCCGCCCTGCTCGCCAAAAACCTTGTCCAGGTCAGAACACCCCCTCGTACACCAGATGTTTTACCTCCCTGGTTTCGTCATGATTTAACCTGCGCTTTCCACCAAGGGGCCCCAGGTCATGACGTTGAAAACTGCTATGTCCTGAAGAATGAAGTGCAAAAACTAGTCCGGGCCAACTTGCTATCCTTTAAAGATCAGAATCCCAATGTTCAGGCGAACCCTCTACCGAACCATGGGCCTGCTGTTAACATGATACAAGATTGTGATGAAGACGGTGTCATCCTGAACGTCCAGCACGTTCGAACTCCCCTGGTCCCAATACATATCAAGATGTGCGAGGCAGCTCTGTTTGACCATGATCATGCAGCGTGTGAAATATGTCCGGTGAATGTAAAAGGATGCCCTAAGGTACAAGAGGACGTACAAGGGCTGATAGACAGCAGAGAACTTATCATCACGAGGAAGGACAAAGAAGTGTGCGTCATCACCCCCGAGTTTCAGCGGTTGGAAATAAGCTATAACAGTGGGGAATCAACTACTACTCCACTGGTGATTAGCTTGCCAGGACCTATGCCGTATGCTTCCCTAAAAGCGGTCCCTTACAAGTATAGTGCCACGATGTTGGAAGGTGGACAGGAGGTGCCTTTGCCCTCTCTAACTCCTGCGGTTTCTGTGGACAACGTTGCTAATGACGGTAAAGTTCTGAGGAATGGACGTGTTATCCCCACATTGTTTGCAAAGAAAGTGAATGATCCGGCAGTTAAACAGGTGACAGTGAACGGCCCCGGTACAAGGAAGGAAGTAGGCCAATCCAATGGGACTAGTAAGAATTCTGATCATGACGAAATTCTGAAACTGATCCAGAAGAGTGAGTATAAAGTAGTAGACCAGCTGCTGCAAACTCCCTCTAAGATATCCATTTTGTCTCTGCTATTGAACTCAGAAGCACACCGTGAGGCTCTAATGAAGGTGTTGGACCAAGCTTTTGTGGAGAGGGACGTGACTGTTAATCAATTGGACAGTATAGTAGGAAACATTACTGCCTGCAATAATTTGAGTTTTAGTGATGAAGAACTTCCTGAGGAGGGGAGGAACCACAATCTGGCGTTACATATATCGGTGAACTGCAAGTCAGATGCTCTGTCGAATGTACTTGTGGACACTGGTTCCTCATTGAATGTGATGGCCAAATCCACATTAGATCAACTTTCCTACCGGGGGCCTCCCATGAGAAGAAGCGGGGTGGTTGTCAAAGCGTTTGATGGATCAAGAAAGTCTGTTATCGGGGAGGTTGATTTGCCCATTACAATTGGGCCGTTTGTTTTCCAAATTACATTCCAGGTGATGGATATCCAAGCCGCATACAGTTGCCTTTTGGGTAGGCCATGGATCCATGGAGCTGGGGCCGTGACGTCCACCTTGCATCAAAAGCTGAAGTTTGTCAGAAATGGGAAATTGATCACTGTGAGTGGAGAGGAAGCCTTGTTGGTTAGTCATTTGTCAGCTTTTTCCTTTATTGGTGCTGATGAAACAGAAGGAACCTCTTTCCAAGGCCTGACTTTAGAGGGTAAAAAGCCAGAGAAAAATGAAGTATCTTTTGCTACTTGGAAGAGCGCACAGAAAGTGGTGCAGGAAGGAACAGGTGTAGGATGGGGAAAAGTTGTGCAGTTGCTGGAGAGTAAAAACCGTGAAGGACTGGGATTTGCTTCTTCTGCAGGATCCGCAACGAACAGTGTTGGATCAAGCTCCATTACTAGCACCTTTTGTAGCGCCGGGTTCATCAACAACTCGCCAGAAGCCAATGCTGTCTTGGAAGATGTTCCTGAAGAGATAGTACTTGCATTTGTCACACCTGGAAAATTTGTTCGCAACTGGGACGCGGTTGACATCCCTTCAGTAGTTCATGCATCAAA ACTAGGCATTTATGAGCCCGTTGAACATAATAACCCTGCACTCTCTCCCAACTTCGAATCTCCTGTCTACGAGGCTGAAGAGGAGAAGGATGATGAAATCCCAGAGGAACTTGCTCGGTTATtggaatatgaaaagaaaaccaTTCGGCCTCATGAGGAGATAGTAGAGGTGATTAACTTGGGAACCAAGGAAGATAAGAAGGAAGTCAAGATTGGGGCATCGCTTGAGGCAACTGTCAAACGAAGGGTGATTGAATTACTCAAAGAATATGCCGATGTGTTCGCATGGTCGTACCAGGATATGCCCGGCTTGGATCCCCGTATTGTGGAGCACCGTTTGCCTTTGAAGCCCGAATGCCCACCGGTCAAGCAGAAATTGAGAAGAACTCGCCCTGACATGGCTCTCAAGATCAAAGAGGAAGTACAGAAGCAGATCGATGCAGGTTTTCTTGTCACATCAGAGTATCCTCAATGGTTAGCCAACATAGTGCCTGTTCCAAAGAGGGACGGCAAGGTCAGGATGTGCGTCGACTACCGAGATTTGAACAAGGCTAGTCCGAAAGATGACTTTCCTCTACCTCACATCGATGTATTGGTTGACAGCGCTGCAAAGTCCAAGGTCttctccttcatggacggtttctctgggtACAATCAG